From Candidatus Neomarinimicrobiota bacterium, the proteins below share one genomic window:
- a CDS encoding DUF342 domain-containing protein — protein MSEQAEATEKSTGSSQPVEVRILAEGFAAALYVPQDVTDFPTPVQVQMAIERAGVVYGIDDQAIDQLIDEQIAGKPVLFAEGEMPAGGGDAKLIWHEESDGEAIPRDISVAVLHGLQLPNLFTRVVPGQQILTKLPASGGESGTNVFGEKLELSGVDLAIPCGQGTEVSKDGLNLLATAQGIATWNGATIGVQKASRVKGNLESQNENIRFEDSVYIENDVRPGCRVEARGDIFVGGSIEGADAYSLTGNVIVRNGILGQGRARILASGNVMAGFIQDATIGAKQDVEAIRYIINCAVTAGRYITVSANEGIIRGGTLYAEKRIEARHVGSDGRIVTEVGVGYTQPENVGWSRYEKRNEQRRLRMELAYLQKRVDFLQLLKARKGSLADENEAELVELEQKVALLARTNHTQSANSQRRNSQTSVANGDQAVAETLQFHGTVYPGVKISIGDATHRVDRKRKNVIFFRVGNRLSFGPLDQAEASKI, from the coding sequence GAGGGCTTCGCCGCGGCCCTCTATGTCCCTCAGGATGTTACCGATTTTCCAACCCCTGTCCAGGTTCAGATGGCCATTGAGCGAGCCGGTGTTGTTTATGGCATTGATGATCAAGCAATTGACCAGCTGATCGATGAGCAGATTGCGGGCAAACCCGTACTATTCGCCGAGGGCGAAATGCCTGCCGGGGGCGGCGATGCCAAGCTGATTTGGCATGAGGAGTCAGATGGAGAGGCTATCCCACGGGACATCAGCGTTGCGGTGCTTCACGGGCTGCAGCTACCGAACCTGTTCACCCGAGTGGTACCCGGACAACAAATTTTGACCAAATTGCCCGCTTCGGGTGGGGAATCCGGCACCAATGTATTTGGCGAGAAATTGGAACTTTCAGGCGTCGACCTCGCGATCCCTTGTGGCCAGGGCACCGAAGTCTCCAAAGACGGACTGAACCTCTTGGCTACGGCGCAGGGTATCGCAACCTGGAATGGAGCCACCATCGGTGTTCAGAAGGCCAGTCGCGTAAAGGGGAATCTGGAGAGTCAAAACGAAAATATCAGGTTTGAAGATTCGGTCTACATTGAGAATGATGTGCGCCCGGGCTGCCGGGTAGAGGCGCGGGGCGACATATTCGTCGGAGGCAGCATCGAAGGTGCCGACGCATACTCTCTGACGGGTAACGTTATCGTGCGAAACGGCATTCTCGGTCAGGGTCGGGCCCGGATTCTGGCTAGTGGAAACGTTATGGCGGGATTTATTCAGGATGCCACTATCGGCGCCAAACAGGACGTAGAGGCCATCCGCTATATTATTAATTGTGCCGTGACGGCTGGGCGCTACATAACCGTCAGTGCGAATGAAGGTATCATTCGTGGTGGTACGCTCTATGCTGAGAAGCGCATTGAGGCACGCCATGTGGGCTCCGATGGACGAATTGTCACCGAGGTGGGGGTAGGTTATACCCAGCCAGAAAACGTCGGTTGGTCGCGCTACGAGAAGCGCAATGAACAGCGCAGACTGCGCATGGAACTGGCCTATTTACAGAAGCGCGTGGATTTTCTGCAATTGTTGAAGGCGCGCAAAGGATCTCTCGCCGATGAAAATGAAGCGGAGCTTGTGGAACTCGAGCAGAAAGTTGCGTTATTGGCGCGCACCAACCATACCCAGTCGGCAAATTCCCAAAGGCGGAACAGTCAGACCAGTGTGGCGAACGGCGACCAGGCTGTGGCCGAAACTTTGCAGTTTCATGGTACCGTTTACCCGGGTGTCAAGATTTCTATCGGTGACGCGACGCATCGGGTCGACCGTAAACGCAAAAACGTGATCTTTTTCCGGGTGGGGAACCGGCTCAGCTTTGGCCCCCTGGACCAGGCTGAGGCAAGCAAGATTTGA
- a CDS encoding response regulator, translated as MPSSILVVDDEKFIVEAISQLLRESGHDVVGLVDSTEAVEVLKKRSFDLVLTDLRMPNVTGMDITRIVRGSANDTLVIILTGFATLDSAIESVSLDVYAYLNKPFDLRELGHVVDRALTAQSLKRENDRLHASIRKMLDDVSTLYEVTRFLYDTDDWDITLEFILDTLAIGLGLTHSCLLLVDAEGRTTVGKANYPPESTLAEVVASHEWDAVMEAIPANEPTLVDGDHAAANLLAALTADEQPLKAILFTPIRYRERLMGYLVVFVVEGSEPPTDDQRQLLKILAVQISPQVFQSGGSVLRGQSAPHWAAQGQSIIESQIEALSDSNSMPLGVNLLRFHTPNPGATARELTAFQDACADMLLNHEPASSLHWIGADTALAFFPGSNQVQSEITCLAMSEDFRKSVSSQIQNASGAELFYASATWPDWPEDSADFLTMLWARLSSQIQDFARQQLADTTKDD; from the coding sequence ATGCCATCTTCTATCCTGGTAGTCGACGATGAGAAATTCATCGTCGAAGCCATTTCACAGCTGCTACGAGAAAGTGGTCATGATGTGGTTGGACTGGTTGATTCGACCGAGGCCGTCGAGGTGTTGAAAAAGCGTTCCTTCGATCTGGTGCTTACTGACCTGCGAATGCCCAACGTGACGGGTATGGACATTACGAGGATCGTACGTGGCTCCGCTAACGACACCTTGGTCATCATCCTTACCGGTTTTGCAACGCTGGACTCGGCTATCGAATCGGTGAGCCTCGATGTCTACGCCTATCTGAATAAACCCTTTGATCTTCGCGAGCTGGGGCACGTGGTGGATCGAGCCCTGACGGCCCAGAGTCTCAAACGTGAGAATGACAGGCTGCATGCCAGCATCAGAAAGATGCTGGACGATGTTTCCACGCTTTATGAGGTCACCCGTTTTCTTTACGATACGGATGATTGGGACATCACACTGGAGTTCATCCTGGACACGCTCGCCATAGGTCTGGGCCTGACCCACAGCTGCCTGCTATTGGTGGATGCCGAGGGCCGCACAACTGTTGGCAAGGCCAACTATCCACCGGAATCGACCCTGGCAGAGGTAGTGGCAAGCCACGAGTGGGACGCCGTGATGGAAGCGATTCCCGCAAATGAGCCCACTCTCGTCGACGGAGACCATGCAGCGGCCAATTTGCTGGCTGCGTTAACCGCGGATGAGCAGCCGCTTAAAGCCATCTTGTTCACCCCCATCCGGTACCGCGAGCGTCTGATGGGCTACCTGGTTGTGTTTGTCGTGGAAGGTTCAGAGCCGCCCACCGATGACCAGCGCCAACTGCTGAAAATACTCGCCGTGCAGATTTCTCCGCAGGTATTTCAGTCAGGAGGTTCAGTATTGCGCGGGCAATCGGCACCCCATTGGGCCGCCCAGGGACAGTCTATCATCGAGAGCCAGATCGAGGCGCTGAGCGATTCAAATTCGATGCCCTTGGGCGTCAACCTGTTGCGCTTTCATACACCCAACCCCGGGGCCACTGCGCGTGAATTGACGGCCTTTCAGGATGCCTGCGCTGACATGCTCCTCAACCATGAGCCTGCCAGCAGCTTGCACTGGATAGGTGCGGATACGGCGCTGGCATTCTTTCCGGGTTCAAATCAGGTGCAGTCGGAAATTACCTGTTTGGCCATGTCCGAAGACTTTCGCAAGTCGGTGTCATCCCAGATCCAGAATGCGAGTGGTGCAGAACTGTTTTATGCTTCGGCTACGTGGCCCGACTGGCCGGAGGATAGCGCTGACTTCCTGACCATGCTGTGGGCTCGATTGTCGAGCCAGATTCAGGACTTTGCTCGTCAGCAGCTCGCGGACACCACCAAGGATG